One window from the genome of Bradyrhizobium xenonodulans encodes:
- a CDS encoding YoaK family protein has protein sequence MSTLDVAAGAIRRDETIGIVLLLAFAGGYIDAYTWIIHGVLANAQTANLIFLWAHAMAGNWAKAFHFVPPILAFAVGIVIAAWLRRVAGERAGAISTLVEIVLLITIGILHNRLPDLAGTLGISVVAAMQSGMFIKVEGTICSTVMITGNMRQAVENIFAAVYGGAPPGTLRKSGIFFALCAVFGFGAAAGAYATKTIPNLALGIPVIALLIVLLRCETAPREVTG, from the coding sequence ATGAGCACCCTGGACGTCGCAGCCGGAGCAATCCGCCGCGATGAAACGATCGGGATCGTATTGCTGCTCGCCTTCGCGGGCGGTTATATCGACGCCTATACCTGGATCATCCACGGCGTGCTGGCGAATGCGCAGACCGCCAATTTGATCTTCCTCTGGGCCCATGCAATGGCCGGCAACTGGGCCAAGGCATTTCACTTCGTGCCGCCGATCCTGGCCTTCGCGGTCGGCATCGTGATTGCCGCGTGGCTGCGTCGTGTTGCCGGCGAACGGGCCGGCGCGATCAGCACGCTGGTCGAGATCGTGCTCTTGATCACGATCGGCATCCTGCACAATCGGTTGCCTGACCTGGCCGGAACGCTTGGCATTTCGGTCGTCGCCGCCATGCAGTCGGGCATGTTCATCAAGGTCGAGGGCACGATCTGCAGCACCGTGATGATCACGGGCAACATGCGCCAGGCCGTCGAGAACATTTTTGCGGCTGTGTACGGAGGCGCGCCGCCAGGCACGCTGCGCAAGTCGGGCATTTTCTTCGCCTTGTGCGCGGTGTTCGGCTTCGGCGCTGCAGCAGGTGCCTACGCCACCAAGACCATTCCCAACCTCGCGCTCGGCATTCCCGTGATCGCGTTGCTGATTGTTCTATTGCGCTGTGAAACCGCGCCACGCGAGGTAACCGGATGA